In Elaeis guineensis isolate ETL-2024a chromosome 1, EG11, whole genome shotgun sequence, a genomic segment contains:
- the LOC105061059 gene encoding uncharacterized protein gives MEPGGQGFAGGVGDRDGFHRNEAISAVQDEEQFYGEDDYDDLYNDVNVGEGLLHSVQRGDEPRGYPREEGNRINPAPPPPPPAPVPPSGNAPEKVQIPGIAGEPKIERPVDGSGGFHEQGFRGGGELAAAARPPAPPPAGSRPELGQSSGRPGGFQGQTGNSGYGNEGYRRQGSGFGGEARQGGGGGAAVGGGSVNGGGEGAGGTTLFVGELHWWTTDADLEAELSKYGQVKEVKFFDEKASGKSKGYCQVDFYDPVAAAACKERMNGHMFNGRPCVVAFASPGTVRRMGDAQVKNQQMTAQSSGLAQKGRGGGGAPSGGNYGRGGGGNWGRGGMGNRGPMGNMRNRMGPVGGRGIMGNGGMVAPPPPVLHPGAMLGQGFDPTGYGAAMGRMGGAYGGFPAGPTAAPFPGLMPSFPPVVAPHVNPAFFGRGGMAAAGVGMWPDPSMGGWGGEEQSSYGDDAASDQQYGEGSHGKDRGPDRDWSGASDRRHERDKDMGPGQEWSERRHRDEREMGRERDRDWDRDRERERERERERDRDRERERERERERERDRYRDDRDRHGDHYRHRDRELEHDDDWDRGRSSRQRSKSREVEHSKRRHLSSE, from the coding sequence ATGGAGCCCGGCGGGCAGGGCTTCGCCGGAGGTGTCGGAGACCGCGATGGGTTCCACCGCAACGAGGCGATCTCCGCCGTCCAGGACGAGGAGCAGTTCTACGGGGAGGACGACTACGACGACCTCTACAACGATGTCAACGTCGGGGAGGGCCTTCTCCACTCCGTCCAGCGGGGCGACGAGCCCAGGGGGTATCCGAGGGAGGAGGGGAACAGGATCAACCCCGCACCGCCGCCGCCCCCGCCTGCGCCGGTCCCGCCGTCCGGAAATGCGCCAGAGAAGGTCCAGATCCCCGGGATCGCTGGCGAGCCGAAGATCGAGAGACCAGTGGATGGATCTGGTGGTTTTCATGAGCAAGGGTTCAGGGGAGGCGGGGAGTTGGCGGCGGCGGCGCGGCCCCCAGCGCCGCCGCCGGCTGGAAGTAGGCCCGAGTTAGGGCAGTCTTCTGGTCGACCCGGTGGGTTCCAGGGGCAAACGGGGAACTCTGGATATGGGAACGAGGGTTATCGAAGGCAAGGGAGTGGCTTTGGAGGTGAGGCGAGGCAGGGAGGAGGCGGAGGAGCGGCAGTGGGAGGAGGGAGCGTTaatggaggaggagaaggagctgGGGGGACTACTCTCTTCGTCGGGGAGCTTCACTGGTGGACAACGGATGCTGATCTCGAGGCAGAGCTCAGCAAGTACGGGCAGGTGAAGGAGGTGAAGTTCTTCGATGAGAAGGCGAGTGGGAAGTCGAAGGGGTACTGCCAGGTTGATTTCTATGATCCAGTGGCTGCAGCAGCATGCAAGGAACGGATGAATGGGCATATGTTCAATGGCAGGCCCTGCGTCGTGGCATTTGCATCCCCAGGCACTGTTCGTCGGATGGGGGATGCTCAAGTAAAGAATCAGCAGATGACAGCCCAATCATCAGGACTAGCTCAGAAGGGCAGAGGAGGGGGAGGGGCCCCATCTGGTGGGAATTATGGGAGGGGTGGTGGTGGCAATTGGGGGAGGGGTGGAATGGGAAATCGAGGACCGATGGGGAATATGAGGAACAGGATGGGGCCGGTAGGTGGCAGAGGAATTATGGGAAATGGTGGGATGGTCGCTCCACCTCCTCCAGTGCTACACCCTGGTGCCATGCTTGGTCAAGGTTTTGATCCAACTGGGTATGGAGCAGCCATGGGGAGAATGGGTGGTGCATATGGAGGGTTTCCTGCAGGACCAACTGCAGCTCCATTCCCAGGACTGATGCCTTCATTTCCACCAGTTGTGGCTCCTCATGTGAACCCAGCCTTCTTCGGAAGGGGAGGGATGGCTGCTGCTGGTGTTGGGATGTGGCCGGATCCCAGCATGGGTGGATGGGGAGGTGAAGAGCAGTCAAGTTATGGGGATGATGCTGCTTCGGACCAGCAGTATGGAGAAGGAAGCCATGGGAAGGATAGGGGTCCTGATCGGGATTGGTCGGGGGCTTCAGACAGAAGGCATGAGAGGGATAAGGATATGGGTCCTGGGCAGGAGTGGTCAGAAAGGAGGCATCGTGATGAAAGAGAAATGGGTAGGGAGAGAGATCGTGACTGGGACAGAgatagggagagggagagggagagagaaagggagagggacAGGGATAGAGAGAGGGaaagggagagggaaagagagagggagagggatagGTATCGGGATGACAGAGATCGCCATGGGGATCACTACAGGCACAGGGACCGTGAATTGGAGCATGATGATGACTGGGATAGAGGACGATCATCAAGGCAAAGAAGCAAGTCGCGAGAGGTTGAGCATTCAAAGAGGCGGCATTTATCGTCCGAGTAA